In the genome of Pan troglodytes isolate AG18354 chromosome 15, NHGRI_mPanTro3-v2.0_pri, whole genome shotgun sequence, one region contains:
- the GMPR2 gene encoding GMP reductase 2 isoform X2 has product MPHIDNDVKLDFKDVLLRPKRSTLKSRSEVDLTRSFSFRNSKQTYSGVPIIAANMDTVGTFEMAKVLCKFSLFTAVHKHYSLVQWQEFAGQNPDCLEHLAASSGTGSSDFEQLEQILEAIPQVKYICLDVANGYSEHFVEFVKDVRKRFPQHTIMAGNVVTGEMVEELILSGADIIKVGIGPGSVCTTRKKTGVGYPQLSAVMECADAAHGLKGHIISDGGCSCPGDVAKAFGAGADFVMLGGMLAGHSESGGELIQRDGKKYKLFYGMSSEMAMKKYAGGVAEYRYVWRPRSLVIVWRQNSWLLRGGWCSSQRSMVNRGTMLGSGEKSLGLRNPEGEDNKVFPTLRASEGKTVEVPFKGDVEHTIRDILGGIRSTCTYVGAAKLKELSRRTTFIRVTQQVNPIFSEAC; this is encoded by the exons ATGCCTCATATTGACAACGATGTGAAACTGGACTTCAAGGATGTCCTTTTGAGGCCCAAACGCAGTACCCTTAAGTCTCGAAGTGAG GTGGATCTCACAAGATCCTTTTCATTTCGGAACTCAAAGCAGACATACTCTGGGGTTCCCATCATTGCTGCCAATATGGATACTGTGGGCACCTTTGAGATGGCCAAGGTTCTCTGTAAG TTCTCTCTCTTCACTGCTGTCCATAAGCACTATAGCCTCGTTCAGTGGCAAGAGTTTGCTGGCCAGAATCCTGACTGTCTTGAG CATCTGGCTGCCAGCTCAGGCACAGGCTCTTCTGACTTTGAGCAGCTGGAACAGATCCTGGAAGCTATTCCCCAGGTGAAGTATATATGCCTGGATGTGGCAAATGGCTACTCTGAACACTTTGTTGAATTTGTAAAAGATGTACGGAAGCGCTTCCCCCAGCACACCATCATG GCAGGGAATGTGGTAACAGGAGAGATGGTAGAAGAGCTCATCCTTTCTGGGGCTGACATCATCAAAGTGGGAATTGGGCCAG GCTCTGTGTGTACTACTCGGAAGAAAACTGGAGTGGGGTATCCACAGCTCAGTGCAGTGATGGAGTGTGCAGATGCTGCTCATGGCCTCAAAGGCCACATCATTTCA GATGGAGGTTGCAGCTGTCCTGGGGATGTGGCCAAGGCTTTTG GGGCAGGAGCTGACTTCGTGATGCTGGGTGgcatgctggctgggcacagtgagtCAGGTGGTGAGCTCATCCAGAGGGATGGCAAGAAGTACAAGCTCTTCTATGGAATGAGTTCTGAAATGGCCATGAAGAAGTATGCTGGGGGCGTGGCTGAGTACAGGTATGTGTGGAGGCCCAGGAGCTTAGTAATAGTATGGAGGCAGAACTCATGGCTGCTGAGAGGGGGATGGTGCAGTTCTCAGAGAAGCATGGTGAACCGGGGCACAATGCTAGGGTCTGGGGAAAAGTCCCTGGGCTTAAGGAATCCAGAAGGAGAAGATAATAAAGTTTTTCCTACTTTAAGAGCCTCAGAGGGAAAGACAGTGGAAGTTCCTTTTAAAGGAGATGTGGAACATACCATCCGAGACATCCTAGGAGGGATCCGCTCTACGTGTACCTATGTGGGAGCAGCTAAGCTCAAAGAGTTGAGCAGGAGAACCACCTTCATCCGAGTCACCCAGCAGGTGAATCCAATCTTCAGTGAGGCGTGCTAG
- the GMPR2 gene encoding GMP reductase 2 isoform X4, translating to MTSCLPALRFIATPRLSAMPHIDNDVKLDFKDVLLRPKRSTLKSRSEVDLTRSFSFRNSKQTYSGVPIIAANMDTVGTFEMAKVLCKFSLFTAVHKHYSLVQWQEFAGQNPDCLEHLAASSGTGSSDFEQLEQILEAIPQVKYICLDVANGYSEHFVEFVKDVRKRFPQHTIMAGNVVTGEMVEELILSGADIIKVGIGPGSVCTTRKKTGVGYPQLSAVMECADAAHGLKGHIISDGGCSCPGDVAKAFGAGADFVMLGGMLAGHSESGGELIQRDGKKYKLFYGMSSEMAMKKYAGGVAEYRASEGKTVEVPFKGDVEHTIRDILGGIRSTCTYVGAAKLKELSRRTTFIRVTQQVNPIFSEAC from the exons ATGACTTCCTGCCTTCCAGCCCTCAGATTCATCGCTACCCCGAGGCTAAGCGCCATGCCTCATATTGACAACGATGTGAAACTGGACTTCAAGGATGTCCTTTTGAGGCCCAAACGCAGTACCCTTAAGTCTCGAAGTGAG GTGGATCTCACAAGATCCTTTTCATTTCGGAACTCAAAGCAGACATACTCTGGGGTTCCCATCATTGCTGCCAATATGGATACTGTGGGCACCTTTGAGATGGCCAAGGTTCTCTGTAAG TTCTCTCTCTTCACTGCTGTCCATAAGCACTATAGCCTCGTTCAGTGGCAAGAGTTTGCTGGCCAGAATCCTGACTGTCTTGAG CATCTGGCTGCCAGCTCAGGCACAGGCTCTTCTGACTTTGAGCAGCTGGAACAGATCCTGGAAGCTATTCCCCAGGTGAAGTATATATGCCTGGATGTGGCAAATGGCTACTCTGAACACTTTGTTGAATTTGTAAAAGATGTACGGAAGCGCTTCCCCCAGCACACCATCATG GCAGGGAATGTGGTAACAGGAGAGATGGTAGAAGAGCTCATCCTTTCTGGGGCTGACATCATCAAAGTGGGAATTGGGCCAG GCTCTGTGTGTACTACTCGGAAGAAAACTGGAGTGGGGTATCCACAGCTCAGTGCAGTGATGGAGTGTGCAGATGCTGCTCATGGCCTCAAAGGCCACATCATTTCA GATGGAGGTTGCAGCTGTCCTGGGGATGTGGCCAAGGCTTTTG GGGCAGGAGCTGACTTCGTGATGCTGGGTGgcatgctggctgggcacagtgagtCAGGTGGTGAGCTCATCCAGAGGGATGGCAAGAAGTACAAGCTCTTCTATGGAATGAGTTCTGAAATGGCCATGAAGAAGTATGCTGGGGGCGTGGCTGAGTACAG AGCCTCAGAGGGAAAGACAGTGGAAGTTCCTTTTAAAGGAGATGTGGAACATACCATCCGAGACATCCTAGGAGGGATCCGCTCTACGTGTACCTATGTGGGAGCAGCTAAGCTCAAAGAGTTGAGCAGGAGAACCACCTTCATCCGAGTCACCCAGCAGGTGAATCCAATCTTCAGTGAGGCGTGCTAG
- the GMPR2 gene encoding GMP reductase 2 isoform X6: MGCVFLIYKLFTLKWKMLLLSVLLPASILVAEKFSLFTAVHKHYSLVQWQEFAGQNPDCLEHLAASSGTGSSDFEQLEQILEAIPQVKYICLDVANGYSEHFVEFVKDVRKRFPQHTIMAGNVVTGEMVEELILSGADIIKVGIGPGSVCTTRKKTGVGYPQLSAVMECADAAHGLKGHIISDGGCSCPGDVAKAFGAGADFVMLGGMLAGHSESGGELIQRDGKKYKLFYGMSSEMAMKKYAGGVAEYRASEGKTVEVPFKGDVEHTIRDILGGIRSTCTYVGAAKLKELSRRTTFIRVTQQVNPIFSEAC, encoded by the exons ATGGGATGTGTTTTTCTTATATACAAGTTGTTCACTTTGAAATGGAAGATGCTGCTCCTGTCAGTACTATTACCTGCCTCTATACTTGTTGCTGAGAAG TTCTCTCTCTTCACTGCTGTCCATAAGCACTATAGCCTCGTTCAGTGGCAAGAGTTTGCTGGCCAGAATCCTGACTGTCTTGAG CATCTGGCTGCCAGCTCAGGCACAGGCTCTTCTGACTTTGAGCAGCTGGAACAGATCCTGGAAGCTATTCCCCAGGTGAAGTATATATGCCTGGATGTGGCAAATGGCTACTCTGAACACTTTGTTGAATTTGTAAAAGATGTACGGAAGCGCTTCCCCCAGCACACCATCATG GCAGGGAATGTGGTAACAGGAGAGATGGTAGAAGAGCTCATCCTTTCTGGGGCTGACATCATCAAAGTGGGAATTGGGCCAG GCTCTGTGTGTACTACTCGGAAGAAAACTGGAGTGGGGTATCCACAGCTCAGTGCAGTGATGGAGTGTGCAGATGCTGCTCATGGCCTCAAAGGCCACATCATTTCA GATGGAGGTTGCAGCTGTCCTGGGGATGTGGCCAAGGCTTTTG GGGCAGGAGCTGACTTCGTGATGCTGGGTGgcatgctggctgggcacagtgagtCAGGTGGTGAGCTCATCCAGAGGGATGGCAAGAAGTACAAGCTCTTCTATGGAATGAGTTCTGAAATGGCCATGAAGAAGTATGCTGGGGGCGTGGCTGAGTACAG AGCCTCAGAGGGAAAGACAGTGGAAGTTCCTTTTAAAGGAGATGTGGAACATACCATCCGAGACATCCTAGGAGGGATCCGCTCTACGTGTACCTATGTGGGAGCAGCTAAGCTCAAAGAGTTGAGCAGGAGAACCACCTTCATCCGAGTCACCCAGCAGGTGAATCCAATCTTCAGTGAGGCGTGCTAG
- the TINF2 gene encoding TERF1-interacting nuclear factor 2 gives MATPLVAGPAALRFAAAASWQVVRGRCVEHFPRVLEFLRSLRAVAPGLVRYRHHERLCMGLKAKVVVELILQGRPWAQVLKALNHHFPESGPIVRDPKATKQDLRKILEAQETFYQQVKQLSEAPVDLALKLKLQELEQEYGEPFLAAMEKLLFEYLCQLEKALPTPQAQQLQDVLSWMQPGVSITSSLAWRQYGVDMGWPLPECSVTDSVNLAEPMEQNPPQQQRLALHNPLPKAKPGAHLPQGPSSRTHPEPLAGRHFNLAPLGRRRVQSQWASTRGGHKERPTVMLFPFRNLGSPTQVISKPESKEEHAIYTADLAMGTRAASTGKSKSPCQTLGGRALKENPVDLPATEQKENCLDCYMDPLRLSLLPPRARKPVCPPSLCSSVITIGDLVLDSDEEENGQGEGKESLENYQKTKFNTLIPTLCEYLPPSGHGAMPVSSCDCRDSSRPL, from the exons ATGGCTACGCCCCTGGTGGCGGGTCCCGCAGCTCTACGCTTCGCCGCCGCGGCTAGCTGGCAGGTTGTGCGCGGACGCTGCGTGGAACATTTTCCGCGAGTACTGGAGTTTCTGCGATCTCTGCGTGCTGTTGCCCCTGGCTTGGTTCGCTACCGGCACCACGAACGCCTTTGTATGGGCCTAAAGGCCAAG GTGGTGGTGGAGCTGATCCTGCAGGGCCGGCCTTGGGCCCAAGTCCTGAAAGCCCTGAATCACCACTTTCCAGAATCTGGACCTATAGTGCGGGATCCCAAGGCT ACAAAGCAGGATCTGAGGAAGATTTTGGAGGCACAGGAAACTTTTTACCAGCAGGTGAAGCAGCTGTCAGAGGCTCCTGTGGATTTGGCCTTGAAGCTGAAGCTGCAG GAACTTGAACAAGAGTATGGGGAACCCTTTCTGGCTGCCATGGAAAAGCTGCTTTTTGAGTACTTGTGTCAGCTGGAGAAAGCACTGCCTACACCGCAGGCACAGCAG CTTCAGGATGTGCTGAGTTGGATGCAGCCTGGAGTCTCTATCACCTCTTCTCTTGCCTGGAGACAATATGGTGTGGACATGGGGTGGCCGCTTCCAG agtgcTCTGTTACTGACTCAGTGAACCTGGCTGAGCCCATGGAACAGAATCCTCCTCAGCAACAAAGACTAGCACTCCACAATCCTCTGCCAAAAGCCAAGCCTGGCGCACATCTTCCTCAGGGACCATCTTCAAGGACGCACCCAGAACCTCTAGCTGGCCGACACTTCAATCTGGCCCCTCTAGGCCGACGAAGAGTTCAGTCCCAATGGGCCTCCACTAGGGGAGGCCATAAGGAGCGCCCCACAGTCATGCTGTTTCCCTTTAGGAATCTCGGCTCACCAACCCAGGTCATATCTAAGCCTGAGAGCAAGGAAGAACATGCGATATACACGGCAGACTTAGCCATGGGCACAAGAGCAGCCTCCACTGGGAAGTCTAAGAGTCCATGCCAGACCCTGGGGGGAAGGGCTCTGAAGGAGAACCCAGTTGACTTGCCTGCCACAGAGCAAAAGGA GAATTGCTTGGATTGCTACATGGACCCCCTGAGACTATCATTATTACCTCCTAGGGCCAGGAAGCCAG TGTGTCCTCCATCTCTGTGCAGCTCCGTCATTACCATAGGGGACTTGGTTTTAGACTCTGATGAGGAAGAAAATGGCCAGGGGGAAGGAAAG GAATCTCTGGAAAACTATCAGAAGACAAAGTTTAACACCTTGATACCCACTCTCTGTGAATACCTACCCCCTTCTGGCCACGGTGCCATGCCTGTTTCTTCCTGTGACTGTAGAGACAGTTCTAGACCTTTGTGA
- the GMPR2 gene encoding GMP reductase 2 isoform X5: MPHIDNDVKLDFKDVLLRPKRSTLKSRSEVDLTRSFSFRNSKQTYSGVPIIAANMDTVGTFEMAKVLCKFSLFTAVHKHYSLVQWQEFAGQNPDCLEHLAASSGTGSSDFEQLEQILEAIPQVKYICLDVANGYSEHFVEFVKDVRKRFPQHTIMAGNVVTGEMVEELILSGADIIKVGIGPGSVCTTRKKTGVGYPQLSAVMECADAAHGLKGHIISDGGCSCPGDVAKAFGAGADFVMLGGMLAGHSESGGELIQRDGKKYKLFYGMSSEMAMKKYAGGVAEYRASEGKTVEVPFKGDVEHTIRDILGGIRSTCTYVGAAKLKELSRRTTFIRVTQQVNPIFSEAC, encoded by the exons ATGCCTCATATTGACAACGATGTGAAACTGGACTTCAAGGATGTCCTTTTGAGGCCCAAACGCAGTACCCTTAAGTCTCGAAGTGAG GTGGATCTCACAAGATCCTTTTCATTTCGGAACTCAAAGCAGACATACTCTGGGGTTCCCATCATTGCTGCCAATATGGATACTGTGGGCACCTTTGAGATGGCCAAGGTTCTCTGTAAG TTCTCTCTCTTCACTGCTGTCCATAAGCACTATAGCCTCGTTCAGTGGCAAGAGTTTGCTGGCCAGAATCCTGACTGTCTTGAG CATCTGGCTGCCAGCTCAGGCACAGGCTCTTCTGACTTTGAGCAGCTGGAACAGATCCTGGAAGCTATTCCCCAGGTGAAGTATATATGCCTGGATGTGGCAAATGGCTACTCTGAACACTTTGTTGAATTTGTAAAAGATGTACGGAAGCGCTTCCCCCAGCACACCATCATG GCAGGGAATGTGGTAACAGGAGAGATGGTAGAAGAGCTCATCCTTTCTGGGGCTGACATCATCAAAGTGGGAATTGGGCCAG GCTCTGTGTGTACTACTCGGAAGAAAACTGGAGTGGGGTATCCACAGCTCAGTGCAGTGATGGAGTGTGCAGATGCTGCTCATGGCCTCAAAGGCCACATCATTTCA GATGGAGGTTGCAGCTGTCCTGGGGATGTGGCCAAGGCTTTTG GGGCAGGAGCTGACTTCGTGATGCTGGGTGgcatgctggctgggcacagtgagtCAGGTGGTGAGCTCATCCAGAGGGATGGCAAGAAGTACAAGCTCTTCTATGGAATGAGTTCTGAAATGGCCATGAAGAAGTATGCTGGGGGCGTGGCTGAGTACAG AGCCTCAGAGGGAAAGACAGTGGAAGTTCCTTTTAAAGGAGATGTGGAACATACCATCCGAGACATCCTAGGAGGGATCCGCTCTACGTGTACCTATGTGGGAGCAGCTAAGCTCAAAGAGTTGAGCAGGAGAACCACCTTCATCCGAGTCACCCAGCAGGTGAATCCAATCTTCAGTGAGGCGTGCTAG
- the TINF2 gene encoding TERF1-interacting nuclear factor 2 isoform X1 yields MATPLVAGPAALRFAAAASWQVVRGRCVEHFPRVLEFLRSLRAVAPGLVRYRHHERLCMGLKAKTKQDLRKILEAQETFYQQVKQLSEAPVDLALKLKLQELEQEYGEPFLAAMEKLLFEYLCQLEKALPTPQAQQLQDVLSWMQPGVSITSSLAWRQYGVDMGWPLPECSVTDSVNLAEPMEQNPPQQQRLALHNPLPKAKPGAHLPQGPSSRTHPEPLAGRHFNLAPLGRRRVQSQWASTRGGHKERPTVMLFPFRNLGSPTQVISKPESKEEHAIYTADLAMGTRAASTGKSKSPCQTLGGRALKENPVDLPATEQKENCLDCYMDPLRLSLLPPRARKPVCPPSLCSSVITIGDLVLDSDEEENGQGEGKESLENYQKTKFNTLIPTLCEYLPPSGHGAMPVSSCDCRDSSRPL; encoded by the exons ATGGCTACGCCCCTGGTGGCGGGTCCCGCAGCTCTACGCTTCGCCGCCGCGGCTAGCTGGCAGGTTGTGCGCGGACGCTGCGTGGAACATTTTCCGCGAGTACTGGAGTTTCTGCGATCTCTGCGTGCTGTTGCCCCTGGCTTGGTTCGCTACCGGCACCACGAACGCCTTTGTATGGGCCTAAAGGCCAAG ACAAAGCAGGATCTGAGGAAGATTTTGGAGGCACAGGAAACTTTTTACCAGCAGGTGAAGCAGCTGTCAGAGGCTCCTGTGGATTTGGCCTTGAAGCTGAAGCTGCAG GAACTTGAACAAGAGTATGGGGAACCCTTTCTGGCTGCCATGGAAAAGCTGCTTTTTGAGTACTTGTGTCAGCTGGAGAAAGCACTGCCTACACCGCAGGCACAGCAG CTTCAGGATGTGCTGAGTTGGATGCAGCCTGGAGTCTCTATCACCTCTTCTCTTGCCTGGAGACAATATGGTGTGGACATGGGGTGGCCGCTTCCAG agtgcTCTGTTACTGACTCAGTGAACCTGGCTGAGCCCATGGAACAGAATCCTCCTCAGCAACAAAGACTAGCACTCCACAATCCTCTGCCAAAAGCCAAGCCTGGCGCACATCTTCCTCAGGGACCATCTTCAAGGACGCACCCAGAACCTCTAGCTGGCCGACACTTCAATCTGGCCCCTCTAGGCCGACGAAGAGTTCAGTCCCAATGGGCCTCCACTAGGGGAGGCCATAAGGAGCGCCCCACAGTCATGCTGTTTCCCTTTAGGAATCTCGGCTCACCAACCCAGGTCATATCTAAGCCTGAGAGCAAGGAAGAACATGCGATATACACGGCAGACTTAGCCATGGGCACAAGAGCAGCCTCCACTGGGAAGTCTAAGAGTCCATGCCAGACCCTGGGGGGAAGGGCTCTGAAGGAGAACCCAGTTGACTTGCCTGCCACAGAGCAAAAGGA GAATTGCTTGGATTGCTACATGGACCCCCTGAGACTATCATTATTACCTCCTAGGGCCAGGAAGCCAG TGTGTCCTCCATCTCTGTGCAGCTCCGTCATTACCATAGGGGACTTGGTTTTAGACTCTGATGAGGAAGAAAATGGCCAGGGGGAAGGAAAG GAATCTCTGGAAAACTATCAGAAGACAAAGTTTAACACCTTGATACCCACTCTCTGTGAATACCTACCCCCTTCTGGCCACGGTGCCATGCCTGTTTCTTCCTGTGACTGTAGAGACAGTTCTAGACCTTTGTGA
- the GMPR2 gene encoding GMP reductase 2 isoform X1, with amino-acid sequence MTSCLPALRFIATPRLSAMPHIDNDVKLDFKDVLLRPKRSTLKSRSEVDLTRSFSFRNSKQTYSGVPIIAANMDTVGTFEMAKVLCKFSLFTAVHKHYSLVQWQEFAGQNPDCLEHLAASSGTGSSDFEQLEQILEAIPQVKYICLDVANGYSEHFVEFVKDVRKRFPQHTIMAGNVVTGEMVEELILSGADIIKVGIGPGSVCTTRKKTGVGYPQLSAVMECADAAHGLKGHIISDGGCSCPGDVAKAFGAGADFVMLGGMLAGHSESGGELIQRDGKKYKLFYGMSSEMAMKKYAGGVAEYRYVWRPRSLVIVWRQNSWLLRGGWCSSQRSMVNRGTMLGSGEKSLGLRNPEGEDNKVFPTLRASEGKTVEVPFKGDVEHTIRDILGGIRSTCTYVGAAKLKELSRRTTFIRVTQQVNPIFSEAC; translated from the exons ATGACTTCCTGCCTTCCAGCCCTCAGATTCATCGCTACCCCGAGGCTAAGCGCCATGCCTCATATTGACAACGATGTGAAACTGGACTTCAAGGATGTCCTTTTGAGGCCCAAACGCAGTACCCTTAAGTCTCGAAGTGAG GTGGATCTCACAAGATCCTTTTCATTTCGGAACTCAAAGCAGACATACTCTGGGGTTCCCATCATTGCTGCCAATATGGATACTGTGGGCACCTTTGAGATGGCCAAGGTTCTCTGTAAG TTCTCTCTCTTCACTGCTGTCCATAAGCACTATAGCCTCGTTCAGTGGCAAGAGTTTGCTGGCCAGAATCCTGACTGTCTTGAG CATCTGGCTGCCAGCTCAGGCACAGGCTCTTCTGACTTTGAGCAGCTGGAACAGATCCTGGAAGCTATTCCCCAGGTGAAGTATATATGCCTGGATGTGGCAAATGGCTACTCTGAACACTTTGTTGAATTTGTAAAAGATGTACGGAAGCGCTTCCCCCAGCACACCATCATG GCAGGGAATGTGGTAACAGGAGAGATGGTAGAAGAGCTCATCCTTTCTGGGGCTGACATCATCAAAGTGGGAATTGGGCCAG GCTCTGTGTGTACTACTCGGAAGAAAACTGGAGTGGGGTATCCACAGCTCAGTGCAGTGATGGAGTGTGCAGATGCTGCTCATGGCCTCAAAGGCCACATCATTTCA GATGGAGGTTGCAGCTGTCCTGGGGATGTGGCCAAGGCTTTTG GGGCAGGAGCTGACTTCGTGATGCTGGGTGgcatgctggctgggcacagtgagtCAGGTGGTGAGCTCATCCAGAGGGATGGCAAGAAGTACAAGCTCTTCTATGGAATGAGTTCTGAAATGGCCATGAAGAAGTATGCTGGGGGCGTGGCTGAGTACAGGTATGTGTGGAGGCCCAGGAGCTTAGTAATAGTATGGAGGCAGAACTCATGGCTGCTGAGAGGGGGATGGTGCAGTTCTCAGAGAAGCATGGTGAACCGGGGCACAATGCTAGGGTCTGGGGAAAAGTCCCTGGGCTTAAGGAATCCAGAAGGAGAAGATAATAAAGTTTTTCCTACTTTAAGAGCCTCAGAGGGAAAGACAGTGGAAGTTCCTTTTAAAGGAGATGTGGAACATACCATCCGAGACATCCTAGGAGGGATCCGCTCTACGTGTACCTATGTGGGAGCAGCTAAGCTCAAAGAGTTGAGCAGGAGAACCACCTTCATCCGAGTCACCCAGCAGGTGAATCCAATCTTCAGTGAGGCGTGCTAG
- the GMPR2 gene encoding GMP reductase 2 isoform X3, with protein sequence MGCVFLIYKLFTLKWKMLLLSVLLPASILVAEKFSLFTAVHKHYSLVQWQEFAGQNPDCLEHLAASSGTGSSDFEQLEQILEAIPQVKYICLDVANGYSEHFVEFVKDVRKRFPQHTIMAGNVVTGEMVEELILSGADIIKVGIGPGSVCTTRKKTGVGYPQLSAVMECADAAHGLKGHIISDGGCSCPGDVAKAFGAGADFVMLGGMLAGHSESGGELIQRDGKKYKLFYGMSSEMAMKKYAGGVAEYRYVWRPRSLVIVWRQNSWLLRGGWCSSQRSMVNRGTMLGSGEKSLGLRNPEGEDNKVFPTLRASEGKTVEVPFKGDVEHTIRDILGGIRSTCTYVGAAKLKELSRRTTFIRVTQQVNPIFSEAC encoded by the exons ATGGGATGTGTTTTTCTTATATACAAGTTGTTCACTTTGAAATGGAAGATGCTGCTCCTGTCAGTACTATTACCTGCCTCTATACTTGTTGCTGAGAAG TTCTCTCTCTTCACTGCTGTCCATAAGCACTATAGCCTCGTTCAGTGGCAAGAGTTTGCTGGCCAGAATCCTGACTGTCTTGAG CATCTGGCTGCCAGCTCAGGCACAGGCTCTTCTGACTTTGAGCAGCTGGAACAGATCCTGGAAGCTATTCCCCAGGTGAAGTATATATGCCTGGATGTGGCAAATGGCTACTCTGAACACTTTGTTGAATTTGTAAAAGATGTACGGAAGCGCTTCCCCCAGCACACCATCATG GCAGGGAATGTGGTAACAGGAGAGATGGTAGAAGAGCTCATCCTTTCTGGGGCTGACATCATCAAAGTGGGAATTGGGCCAG GCTCTGTGTGTACTACTCGGAAGAAAACTGGAGTGGGGTATCCACAGCTCAGTGCAGTGATGGAGTGTGCAGATGCTGCTCATGGCCTCAAAGGCCACATCATTTCA GATGGAGGTTGCAGCTGTCCTGGGGATGTGGCCAAGGCTTTTG GGGCAGGAGCTGACTTCGTGATGCTGGGTGgcatgctggctgggcacagtgagtCAGGTGGTGAGCTCATCCAGAGGGATGGCAAGAAGTACAAGCTCTTCTATGGAATGAGTTCTGAAATGGCCATGAAGAAGTATGCTGGGGGCGTGGCTGAGTACAGGTATGTGTGGAGGCCCAGGAGCTTAGTAATAGTATGGAGGCAGAACTCATGGCTGCTGAGAGGGGGATGGTGCAGTTCTCAGAGAAGCATGGTGAACCGGGGCACAATGCTAGGGTCTGGGGAAAAGTCCCTGGGCTTAAGGAATCCAGAAGGAGAAGATAATAAAGTTTTTCCTACTTTAAGAGCCTCAGAGGGAAAGACAGTGGAAGTTCCTTTTAAAGGAGATGTGGAACATACCATCCGAGACATCCTAGGAGGGATCCGCTCTACGTGTACCTATGTGGGAGCAGCTAAGCTCAAAGAGTTGAGCAGGAGAACCACCTTCATCCGAGTCACCCAGCAGGTGAATCCAATCTTCAGTGAGGCGTGCTAG